The Pueribacillus theae genome contains the following window.
TTTAAAATGTTCGAAGCATCGATTGCTCCTTCTGCGCCTCCCGCACCAATCAATGTATGCAACTCATCAATAAATAGAATAATGTTGCCTGCCTGGCGAATTTCGTCCATTACTTTTTTAAGCCGGTCTTCAAATTCACCGCGATATTTCGTACCAGCGACAACGGTCCCCATATCAAGCGTCATGACGCGTTTGTCACGTAAAATTTCAGGCACTTCATTATTTACAATTTGCTGTGCCAGCCCTTCGGCTATCGCTGTTTTTCCGACGCCGGGTTCACCGATTATTACCGGATTATTTTTCGTACGCCTGCTCAATACTTCGATGACACGCTGAATTTCTTTGCTTCGGCCGATTACAGGGTCAAGCCCGCTTTCACGCGCAACTTGTGTCAAATCCCTTGCAAGGCTGTCAAGTGTCGGCGTATTCACATTGGCTGTAGCACCTTGGTGCCCGGAACTGGATTCATTGCTCCCGAGGAGTTGAAGCACTTGCTGCCTCGCTTTATTTAAGCTAATTCCTAAGTTATTTAAAACTCTCGCTGCCACTCCTTCGCCTTCGCGAATTAGGCCGAGAAGAATATGCTCTGTTCCTACGTAAGAGTGCCCAAGTTTTCGAGCTTCATCCATCGACAATTCGATTACTTTTTTCGCTCTTGGCGTGTAATGAATGGTTTGAACTTTCTCCTCACTGCTTCCAATTAACCCTTCAACTTCTTTTTGAATTTTTTCAGGGTCAAGATTAAGAGCACTAAGCGCTTTGGCGGCAATTCCTTCCCCTTCGCGTATAAGCCCTAGCAAGATATGCTCTGTCCCTACATTATTGTGACCTAATCGAATGGCTTCTTCTTGGGCAAGTGCCAACACTTTTTGGGCCCTCTCGGTAAAACGTCCAAACATCATTTTTGACTACCTCCTCTTTCTTCATCAGATATTTCTTTTAGCTTTAATGTTTCTCGAATAATTGCTGCTCTCCGAATATCTCTTTGGTCTGGACCAAGAAGTTCACCAGCATATTGTTGCAAAAATCCTGGCTGGGTCAAAATCATTAATTCATTTAAAATCGTGCGGGAAACACCACCGATAAGAGAAAGGTCGATGCCTAGACGCACATCAGACAAACATTTTGCTGCTTCTTTTGAGTCAATAATCCGGCAATTTTTCAACACGCCGTATGAACGGTAAAGTCTGTCTTCAAGTTGAATCTTTGAATTTTGAAGCAACATTTGACGGGCAAGCCGCTCCCGTTCAATTAATTGCAGCACAACACTTTTCAAATCTTCTACAATATCAGTTTCCGATTTGCCAAGCGTGATTTGATTTGAAATTTGAAAAAGGTTACCTAATGCTTCGCTACCTTCCCCGTAAATTCCTCTAACAACGAGTCCAAGTTGATTAATTGCAGGGATAATATGGTTTAACTGCTGAGTTAATACTAATGCAGGCAAATGCATCATGACCGAAGCCCGCATCCCTGTCCCCACATTCGTTGGGCAGCTTGTTAAGTAACCCCGCTTTTCATCAAATGCAAAGTCGTTCTTCTCTTCGAGCCAGTCATCAAAACGGTTTGCATTTTCAAGCACTTCTTGCAGGCGCAGCCCTGAAGAGAGGCATTGGATGCGAATATGATCCTCTTCATTTATCATGATGCTGACAGATTCATCTTCACTAAGCAGGACAGCACCAAACGATGAATCACTTGCCAGGTGTGGACTAATTAAATGCTTTTCAACTAACACTTGTTTTTCAATCTGCTCCAAATCTTTCATTAAAAGGAGTTCAAGTTTATTTGGATGGCTATTGTCAACTTGCTGTCTAATTTGGTTTAAAACCTCTTCTCCCTCATTTTGGTAAGTTAAAATCGGAAATGTGTATTTTTCTATATTTCTTGCTAATCTTATCCGGCTGCTTAGAACAATATCATCATCGGGCCCTGACTGCTTCATCCAAGGACTGATTGCTTCGGATATAAATCGCTGAAGAGACATCTATCATTCCCCCTTTTTATTTTTATAATTATTTTCAAGGGAACGAAGTTCGTCGCGTATTTCAGCCGCTTTTTCGAACTCTTCCTGTTCAATATAATTTTGCATCTTATTTTTTAAAACTTGAATCCTCTTTCTGACATGGATTTTGGCACCGCCCCGTTTCGGTATTTTCCCAGAGTGGGTATTGTTGCCGCTATGAACCCGCTTTAGCAACGGATCAAGTTTTTCGTCAAACGTCTTATAGCAGTGTGCACAGCCGAAACGGCCAATTTTTGTAAACTGTTCATACGTCATGCCGCACTTTTCGCATTTTAAGTTATGAAAAACTTGGAAGTTATTTGGCTGTGATTGTTTGATCGGATGCTCAAAATTTAATAACCCTGACAATAGTTGGTGAATCGAAAAGTTGTTTTGGCCGTACAACGCATCACTCTTGTTTTTGGCGCAGTTTTCACACAAATGCGTTTCCATCTTCTCCCCATTTATAATTTTAGTAAAGTGAAGTGTTGCCGGCTGAGCTTTGCAATCTTGGCATTTCACATTTCACCCCTCCTGTCTGGCATTTTACGTTTTATATTTTAATGTTAAAAGCATCGCTTTTAATAAATTCGCTCTCAATTCATCCCTCATCGGCAAATTCACATTAATTGTTGCCCGGTCAACGGCACTTAACATAATTCTCGCTTCCCTTTCAGAGATGACTCTCTCTTCAAGAAGGCGCAAAATGAGATTTTCCGATGCTTGCTGTGTTAATTTATTATCAATTAATTGAAGCAATTGGTCGATTAAGTCTGCCTTATCGCTCGCTTGGATTTTCATAATGCGAATATATCCACCCCCACCCCTTTTACTTTCCACAATATACCCTTTTTCAATTGTAAATCTTGTATTTATGACATAATTAATTTGTGAGGGGACACATTGAAATCTTTCTGCAATTTCATGGCGCTTAATTTCAACGGCATCTTTCTCGCTTCCAGTTAAAATACTT
Protein-coding sequences here:
- a CDS encoding protein arginine kinase — translated: MSLQRFISEAISPWMKQSGPDDDIVLSSRIRLARNIEKYTFPILTYQNEGEEVLNQIRQQVDNSHPNKLELLLMKDLEQIEKQVLVEKHLISPHLASDSSFGAVLLSEDESVSIMINEEDHIRIQCLSSGLRLQEVLENANRFDDWLEEKNDFAFDEKRGYLTSCPTNVGTGMRASVMMHLPALVLTQQLNHIIPAINQLGLVVRGIYGEGSEALGNLFQISNQITLGKSETDIVEDLKSVVLQLIERERLARQMLLQNSKIQLEDRLYRSYGVLKNCRIIDSKEAAKCLSDVRLGIDLSLIGGVSRTILNELMILTQPGFLQQYAGELLGPDQRDIRRAAIIRETLKLKEISDEERGGSQK
- a CDS encoding UvrB/UvrC motif-containing protein, which gives rise to MKCQDCKAQPATLHFTKIINGEKMETHLCENCAKNKSDALYGQNNFSIHQLLSGLLNFEHPIKQSQPNNFQVFHNLKCEKCGMTYEQFTKIGRFGCAHCYKTFDEKLDPLLKRVHSGNNTHSGKIPKRGGAKIHVRKRIQVLKNKMQNYIEQEEFEKAAEIRDELRSLENNYKNKKGE
- a CDS encoding CtsR family transcriptional regulator; its protein translation is MKNISDIIEAYLKSILTGSEKDAVEIKRHEIAERFQCVPSQINYVINTRFTIEKGYIVESKRGGGGYIRIMKIQASDKADLIDQLLQLIDNKLTQQASENLILRLLEERVISEREARIMLSAVDRATINVNLPMRDELRANLLKAMLLTLKYKT